A genomic segment from Leptospira ryugenii encodes:
- a CDS encoding response regulator — MTHAILFVDDEQIILMSLKSQLKKHFGNDYRYETAQNTEEAWSIIDELAEEGITILIIISDWLMPNQRGDEFLRDVHKKYPAIKKIIISGHIDENSLNKLKAEVNLHSFLNKPWSESDLIKKVEDAIAKIA; from the coding sequence TTGACTCATGCCATACTCTTTGTGGATGACGAACAAATCATTTTGATGAGTTTGAAATCCCAATTAAAAAAACATTTTGGGAACGACTACCGATATGAAACGGCCCAGAATACAGAAGAGGCATGGTCCATCATTGATGAGTTGGCCGAGGAAGGCATCACCATCTTGATCATCATATCAGATTGGCTGATGCCAAACCAGCGCGGTGATGAATTTTTAAGGGATGTCCATAAAAAATACCCAGCAATCAAAAAGATCATTATCTCTGGCCACATAGATGAAAATTCGCTTAACAAATTGAAGGCAGAGGTCAATTTGCACAGTTTTTTAAACAAACCTTGGTCTGAATCAGACCTAATCAAAAAAGTGGAAGATGCGATTGCCAAAATAGCTTAG
- a CDS encoding ArsR/SmtB family transcription factor yields the protein MLAERQTCVCGEIVDLLPLSQSTVSQHLKDLKLGGLVQGEIEGKHSCYCINWEALHEFHESYLDFYQELQKFKKETNCC from the coding sequence GTGCTCGCAGAGCGTCAAACATGTGTTTGCGGAGAAATCGTTGATCTTCTCCCCTTATCACAATCCACAGTCTCCCAACACTTAAAAGATTTAAAATTAGGTGGCTTAGTCCAAGGGGAAATTGAAGGGAAACATTCATGTTATTGTATTAATTGGGAAGCCTTACATGAATTCCATGAATCATATTTAGATTTTTACCAAGAATTACAAAAATTCAAAAAAGAAACAAACTGTTGTTAA
- a CDS encoding acyl-CoA thioesterase, with product MISAPIQIRFNDMDPMRRVNNASYSSYLEIARLRFCKQYLQIENLEDIPFVLARVEMDLIASVVPGDEIEARIWVSKIGNTSWEFAYSIWNESKKIEHVRAKTTQVYFDYREGAKRTIPSDFRKILEAEMES from the coding sequence ATGATTTCTGCTCCCATTCAAATTCGTTTTAATGATATGGATCCGATGAGAAGGGTCAACAATGCTAGTTATTCTAGTTATCTTGAAATAGCAAGGCTTAGGTTTTGCAAACAGTATTTGCAGATTGAAAATTTGGAAGATATTCCCTTTGTCCTGGCAAGGGTAGAAATGGACTTAATAGCCTCGGTTGTGCCAGGAGACGAAATTGAGGCACGGATTTGGGTCTCAAAGATCGGGAATACTTCCTGGGAATTTGCCTATTCGATTTGGAATGAAAGTAAAAAAATAGAACACGTCCGAGCCAAAACAACACAGGTATACTTTGATTATAGAGAAGGTGCAAAACGTACGATTCCAAGTGATTTTAGAAAAATTCTCGAAGCAGAAATGGAAAGTTAG
- a CDS encoding patatin-like phospholipase family protein produces the protein MKLPEAKGTKRALLVEGGGMKGAFSGGVLHSLNQFFGAKNFDLVVGVSSGACSAAYYVTMKYPEPEKSKRALSVWYRELSGRKLISVFHPLKGKTFLDQEYLVDFIFRKKVRLESEFLEKNGLPEFRIAVSNLHSHSIEYVKATSNNIFELLKAATSLPIATRGRQWLEGKLYSDAAILNPLPVQDLIEAGYKEIVVILNSPIQHISKPLGLFTGMFAFPRNWKIAKLMRRLHHHHFNFGRKIASDPPEGVTIHTIAPDQLLPVKLTTTARESLFQTVQLGAQKGEEAALKLKKSLRPKSKNKRMGKSS, from the coding sequence TTGAAACTGCCTGAAGCAAAAGGAACAAAAAGAGCATTATTAGTAGAAGGAGGAGGGATGAAAGGTGCCTTTTCCGGAGGTGTCTTACACAGTCTGAACCAATTTTTTGGAGCGAAGAACTTTGATTTGGTGGTAGGTGTTTCTTCAGGGGCCTGCTCGGCAGCTTATTATGTGACAATGAAATATCCCGAGCCCGAAAAAAGCAAACGAGCTTTGAGTGTCTGGTACAGGGAACTTTCCGGTAGAAAGTTGATTTCTGTCTTCCATCCATTAAAGGGAAAAACATTTTTAGACCAAGAGTATCTAGTTGATTTTATCTTTCGGAAAAAAGTGAGACTAGAGTCAGAGTTTTTGGAAAAAAATGGTCTTCCCGAATTTAGAATTGCTGTTAGCAATTTACATTCACATAGCATTGAATATGTGAAGGCTACTTCGAATAATATTTTTGAATTGTTAAAAGCTGCGACTTCCTTGCCGATAGCAACTCGTGGAAGGCAATGGTTAGAAGGAAAGTTGTATTCAGATGCCGCCATTTTAAATCCACTCCCTGTCCAAGATCTGATTGAAGCTGGTTATAAGGAGATCGTAGTCATTTTAAATTCCCCCATCCAACATATATCTAAACCTTTAGGATTGTTTACAGGTATGTTTGCCTTCCCCAGAAATTGGAAGATAGCAAAGTTAATGCGAAGATTACACCACCATCATTTCAACTTTGGAAGAAAGATTGCCAGCGATCCGCCGGAAGGAGTGACGATCCATACAATCGCACCTGACCAATTACTTCCTGTTAAATTAACAACGACGGCAAGAGAGAGTTTGTTCCAAACTGTACAATTAGGTGCCCAGAAAGGAGAAGAGGCAGCCCTAAAGTTGAAAAAAAGCCTTCGCCCAAAATCCAAAAACAAGAGAATGGGAAAGTCCTCATAG
- a CDS encoding STAS domain-containing protein — protein sequence MKIILQESDLAYERILDFHERIMEVIATTDSDLVLDFSNVSFTLDSAVIGELMKFHNNLQEQDRRLILENTNKLTRTVFRLNKLDTILHLSP from the coding sequence ATGAAAATCATTCTTCAAGAATCCGACCTAGCCTATGAGCGCATCCTTGACTTCCACGAACGCATCATGGAAGTCATTGCCACCACGGATTCCGATTTGGTTTTAGATTTTTCCAATGTCTCTTTTACCTTGGATAGTGCTGTCATCGGTGAGCTGATGAAGTTTCACAACAATCTCCAAGAGCAAGACCGCAGACTGATCCTCGAAAACACCAATAAACTCACCCGCACTGTATTTCGTCTGAACAAGCTAGATACCATTCTCCACCTTTCCCCTTGA
- the thiM gene encoding hydroxyethylthiazole kinase, protein METKIEAIIEDLSLVRKTNPLVHNITNYVVMNNTANALLAIGASPIMAHAEEEVEEMVSICSSLVINIGTLSEPWTKAMVKAIIKAKNIQKPIILDPVGAGASTLRNQTIKRLLDAASPSVIRGNASEIISTLSSSGKTKGVDSIHSSESAIESGKKLSEIIQGTVVISGATDYIIQRDQTRKVSNGDPMMTKVTGLGCTATALIGAFAAVQKDTLRASLSAMAVMGIAGEMAKMKAEGPGSFQMHFLDALYQIGADEIRTRFKE, encoded by the coding sequence ATGGAAACAAAGATAGAAGCGATCATCGAAGACCTCAGTTTAGTCCGTAAAACAAATCCATTAGTACACAATATCACAAATTATGTTGTGATGAACAACACTGCAAATGCTCTGCTTGCTATAGGTGCTTCTCCTATCATGGCACATGCTGAGGAAGAAGTGGAAGAAATGGTTAGCATTTGTTCCTCTTTGGTCATCAATATTGGAACACTTTCAGAACCTTGGACCAAAGCCATGGTGAAAGCTATCATAAAAGCAAAAAACATTCAAAAGCCAATCATATTAGATCCTGTCGGCGCTGGTGCTAGCACATTACGAAACCAAACAATCAAACGACTGCTAGATGCAGCCTCCCCTTCTGTGATCAGAGGCAATGCCTCTGAGATCATTTCTACACTTTCTTCCTCGGGTAAAACAAAGGGTGTAGATTCCATTCACTCCTCTGAGTCTGCTATTGAATCAGGTAAAAAATTGAGTGAAATCATACAAGGCACCGTCGTGATTTCTGGTGCAACTGATTACATCATCCAAAGAGACCAAACGAGAAAGGTATCCAATGGAGACCCCATGATGACAAAGGTAACTGGTTTGGGTTGTACTGCTACAGCTCTTATCGGTGCCTTTGCAGCTGTTCAAAAGGATACACTACGAGCAAGTCTTTCTGCTATGGCGGTAATGGGCATCGCTGGTGAGATGGCAAAGATGAAAGCAGAAGGCCCAGGAAGTTTCCAAATGCATTTTTTAGATGCACTCTACCAAATAGGAGCTGATGAAATCCGGACTCGTTTTAAGGAGTAA
- a CDS encoding FKBP-type peptidyl-prolyl cis-trans isomerase — MKAKKIILMLALSFLLPLFASDKDLVIQDIKVGKGKEAFSGSNVTVHYVGKLKNGTKFDSSRDRKQPFEFNLGAREVIRGWDKGIVGMKEGGIRKLVIPPELGYGERAVGSIPPNSTLVFEVELIKVY; from the coding sequence ATGAAGGCAAAAAAAATCATCCTCATGCTGGCACTCAGCTTCCTTCTACCTCTCTTTGCTTCTGACAAAGACTTAGTGATCCAAGACATCAAAGTGGGAAAGGGAAAAGAAGCTTTTTCTGGATCGAATGTGACAGTACATTATGTCGGCAAATTAAAAAATGGAACCAAGTTTGATAGTTCCCGTGACCGAAAGCAACCCTTTGAATTCAATTTAGGGGCCAGAGAAGTGATCCGAGGTTGGGACAAAGGCATCGTTGGCATGAAAGAAGGAGGCATCCGGAAATTGGTCATCCCTCCCGAATTAGGGTATGGCGAACGTGCCGTGGGCTCTATCCCCCCCAATTCTACCTTGGTATTTGAAGTTGAGTTGATAAAGGTTTATTAA
- a CDS encoding OmpA family protein, which produces MYSIGLLSIGLFLYLLFPKKKPIKRKEAVQKEDSTVETTFGTKLDVFFGAGLSRLPTEEEGKLYLWLAETKDLPFQYLVTGYADQSGNPSKNRKLCKERTKSVATLLQKKGIPTNHILQRTEEPLLGRTPEERMRYRKVEIQRMSV; this is translated from the coding sequence TTGTATTCGATTGGTTTACTTTCCATTGGATTGTTTCTCTATCTTTTATTTCCCAAGAAAAAACCAATCAAAAGGAAAGAGGCCGTACAAAAAGAAGATTCAACAGTAGAAACAACCTTCGGGACAAAACTGGATGTATTTTTTGGCGCTGGCCTTTCTCGTTTACCGACAGAAGAAGAAGGAAAACTTTATTTGTGGTTGGCCGAAACAAAAGATTTGCCCTTCCAGTACTTGGTAACTGGCTATGCAGACCAATCTGGGAATCCAAGCAAGAATCGCAAACTCTGCAAAGAAAGAACAAAAAGTGTAGCCACTCTCCTTCAAAAGAAGGGGATTCCTACAAATCACATCCTCCAAAGAACAGAAGAACCTCTCCTGGGTCGGACTCCTGAAGAAAGAATGCGTTACAGAAAAGTGGAGATCCAAAGGATGAGTGTATGA
- a CDS encoding LIC_11502 family protein: MDISNLPIISNWKEFQNSSLKSNIEGRYQEILSSLETAGKAELLQKGIQISLLASILRLIERGINPTLPIFRVEYLNMMKEIEEIYFSILPQEESNWLEECLAYGDKKAYHWDWKHFGSKELF; this comes from the coding sequence ATGGACATTTCGAATCTACCAATCATCAGTAATTGGAAAGAATTTCAAAATTCAAGCCTAAAGTCAAACATTGAAGGCAGATACCAAGAGATCCTTTCCAGTTTAGAAACCGCAGGGAAGGCAGAGCTCCTCCAAAAAGGCATTCAAATTTCCTTATTGGCATCCATACTTCGGTTGATTGAAAGAGGAATCAATCCAACACTACCCATCTTTCGTGTAGAATACCTCAATATGATGAAAGAAATTGAGGAAATTTATTTCTCTATCTTACCACAGGAAGAATCAAATTGGTTAGAAGAGTGCCTTGCGTACGGAGATAAAAAAGCCTACCATTGGGACTGGAAACACTTTGGTTCAAAAGAACTCTTTTAA
- the queG gene encoding tRNA epoxyqueuosine(34) reductase QueG, protein MSIDQLSENDLHFKEFETLAYTQGFDLVGYTNWSITDEEKNYISKWVLDGKHGDMDWFAKPQSMEIRLEGKHLGFKPERVICLGMLYRSQTAEILSKTAKYKVSRYALGRDYHTVIRRQAKPLLQHLKTRHPGFHFRLSVDSLPIPEKAFARKSGIGWMGKNTNLIHPKLGSYFFLSTILTDLPFSYEPDMITDHCGSCRACMDACPTQALVAPYQLDASLCISHHNIESKKPMGEGNRERASWLYGCDICQEVCPWNAKVAERNGVETRVLDYAPKSIFTDPNQAVSKPMSPEEFQEIFSDSAIYRIGVDKWNENIKLVL, encoded by the coding sequence ATGTCCATAGACCAACTTTCTGAAAATGATCTCCATTTCAAAGAATTTGAAACACTCGCGTATACGCAAGGCTTTGACCTGGTCGGCTATACAAATTGGTCGATAACGGATGAAGAGAAGAATTACATAAGCAAATGGGTTTTGGACGGCAAACATGGCGATATGGATTGGTTTGCAAAACCCCAGAGTATGGAAATCCGATTGGAGGGAAAACATCTTGGCTTTAAACCTGAGAGAGTGATTTGTTTGGGGATGCTCTATCGATCCCAAACTGCTGAAATCCTAAGTAAAACCGCCAAGTATAAAGTGTCGCGTTATGCTTTAGGTCGAGACTACCATACCGTTATCCGAAGGCAGGCAAAACCTCTTCTCCAACATTTGAAGACTCGGCACCCTGGTTTCCATTTTCGACTCTCTGTAGATAGCCTACCGATCCCTGAAAAGGCTTTCGCTCGAAAGTCTGGAATCGGCTGGATGGGTAAGAATACCAATCTGATCCATCCAAAATTAGGCTCCTATTTTTTTCTATCCACCATTCTTACTGATCTACCCTTTTCCTATGAACCCGATATGATAACGGACCATTGTGGTTCTTGCCGCGCTTGTATGGATGCTTGCCCTACACAAGCTCTGGTTGCCCCTTACCAATTGGATGCGAGCCTTTGCATTTCGCATCACAACATAGAATCCAAAAAGCCAATGGGAGAGGGGAATCGAGAAAGGGCTTCTTGGTTGTATGGCTGCGATATTTGCCAAGAAGTCTGTCCTTGGAATGCTAAGGTTGCGGAACGAAATGGAGTGGAAACGCGTGTATTGGATTATGCTCCTAAGTCTATCTTTACGGATCCAAACCAAGCCGTCTCCAAACCAATGTCTCCAGAAGAATTCCAGGAAATATTTTCTGATTCCGCTATTTATCGCATAGGCGTGGATAAATGGAACGAAAACATAAAGCTTGTGTTATAG
- a CDS encoding YceI family protein — MKQSQILTTALVAFSALVLNCGQKPAQLAGDAYPVAKASGTNFNLDVNQSKIEWIGAKVSMKHNGLVNLKSGNLSAKGGEITSGKFIIDLPSLVNSDLEGTWKAKLEGHLKSEDFFNVEKFPEAIFEIASVTKADKGYDVRGNLTIKGITKGISFPAEIQFEGEKPVSAKAKAVINRKDWGIVYPGMPDDLISDTVEFNLNLVTQ, encoded by the coding sequence ATGAAACAATCTCAAATACTTACAACTGCCCTCGTTGCATTCAGTGCTCTCGTACTCAATTGCGGACAAAAACCAGCTCAATTGGCAGGCGATGCTTACCCAGTTGCAAAGGCCTCTGGTACAAACTTCAACCTAGACGTAAACCAATCCAAGATCGAATGGATCGGAGCAAAAGTAAGCATGAAGCACAATGGACTCGTGAATTTAAAATCTGGAAACCTTTCCGCAAAAGGTGGCGAGATCACTTCAGGTAAGTTCATCATCGACCTTCCAAGCCTTGTCAATTCTGACTTAGAGGGAACTTGGAAAGCAAAATTAGAAGGTCACTTGAAGAGTGAAGACTTTTTTAACGTAGAAAAATTTCCAGAAGCTATCTTTGAAATCGCGAGTGTGACAAAGGCAGATAAAGGATATGATGTTAGAGGAAATTTAACCATTAAAGGAATTACAAAAGGTATTTCCTTCCCTGCTGAGATCCAATTCGAAGGGGAAAAGCCAGTTTCTGCAAAAGCCAAAGCTGTGATCAACAGAAAGGATTGGGGAATTGTTTACCCTGGAATGCCTGATGATTTGATCAGTGATACCGTTGAATTTAATTTGAACTTAGTTACCCAATAA
- the map gene encoding type I methionyl aminopeptidase produces MIYIKNKSEIEKMRKAGAFAAKLLNYLAPFVKAGVSTLELNDIAEDYTKRHGHRSAPLGYKGFPKSICSSINQVVCHGIPKKEDILKDGDIINLDVSPVVDGYIGDTSRTFFVGTPAPEIRQLVEDTERAMWIGIEQVKPGARVDEIGNAIDDFLSPKGYGIVRDLMGHGVGRNFHEEPQIPHFRMGRKLAKIEAGMIFTVEPMVNQGTWEVNFDKLDKWTVRTKDGKWSAQFEHTVLVTEKGYEILTKED; encoded by the coding sequence GTGATTTACATCAAAAACAAATCTGAAATCGAAAAGATGCGTAAGGCAGGTGCCTTCGCAGCAAAACTCCTTAACTATCTGGCTCCCTTCGTAAAGGCGGGAGTCAGTACTCTCGAACTCAATGATATCGCGGAAGACTATACCAAAAGGCATGGGCATAGATCGGCACCTCTTGGCTATAAAGGCTTCCCAAAATCGATCTGCTCCTCCATCAACCAGGTAGTTTGCCATGGCATCCCCAAAAAGGAAGATATTTTGAAGGATGGTGACATCATCAACTTAGATGTCTCACCAGTTGTGGACGGCTATATTGGGGATACCTCGCGTACCTTCTTCGTAGGAACGCCTGCTCCGGAAATCCGCCAATTGGTGGAAGACACGGAAAGAGCTATGTGGATCGGCATTGAGCAAGTAAAACCAGGCGCAAGGGTAGACGAGATCGGAAATGCCATCGATGACTTTCTGAGCCCCAAGGGATATGGCATTGTGAGAGACCTCATGGGACATGGAGTTGGGCGCAATTTTCATGAAGAACCACAGATCCCTCACTTCCGCATGGGAAGAAAGTTAGCAAAGATTGAAGCAGGGATGATCTTCACTGTTGAACCCATGGTCAACCAAGGAACTTGGGAGGTCAATTTTGACAAACTCGACAAGTGGACCGTCCGCACAAAAGACGGAAAGTGGTCTGCCCAATTTGAACACACAGTACTTGTCACTGAAAAAGGTTACGAAATTCTCACAAAAGAAGACTGA
- the thiE gene encoding thiamine phosphate synthase, which yields MLIRGLYLVTDRSLCLHHSLEEVILKSVQGGVQIVQLREKEASSREFFALATRIKELLSPFSIPLLINDRLDIALAVGAHGLHLGQSDLPVIEARRLLGDDKIIGLSVETEQDVLQAKQLPVDYLGVSPIFATPTKRDTKSAWGLDGLRWIRKEIELPLVAIGGINDTNAEDVISAGADSLALVSYLCSADDPTHNAEKISKLWKH from the coding sequence TTGCTGATACGAGGACTCTATCTAGTCACCGATCGATCCTTGTGCTTGCACCATAGTTTAGAAGAAGTGATCCTTAAGTCCGTTCAGGGTGGCGTGCAAATTGTCCAACTCAGGGAAAAAGAAGCTTCCTCTCGCGAATTCTTTGCTTTAGCGACAAGGATCAAAGAACTTCTCAGCCCATTTTCTATCCCTTTGCTCATCAATGATCGATTGGACATAGCTTTGGCAGTGGGTGCCCATGGATTACATCTCGGCCAAAGTGATTTACCAGTTATTGAAGCAAGACGACTCTTAGGTGACGATAAGATCATAGGATTATCTGTAGAAACAGAACAAGATGTTCTGCAAGCAAAACAACTGCCTGTCGATTATTTAGGTGTCTCTCCCATTTTTGCTACCCCGACAAAACGAGATACCAAATCTGCATGGGGGCTAGATGGTCTGCGTTGGATTCGAAAGGAGATTGAACTACCATTGGTAGCTATTGGTGGGATTAACGATACAAATGCAGAAGATGTCATCTCTGCTGGGGCTGATAGTTTAGCACTAGTTTCTTATTTGTGCTCGGCAGACGACCCAACTCACAATGCAGAAAAAATTTCAAAGCTATGGAAGCATTGA
- a CDS encoding arsenate reductase ArsC: MKHILVLCTGNSCRSQMAEGWLRKFAGEKAKVWSAGIETHGVNPRAIQTMAEYGIDISKHTSNHINEYKDIEFHYIITVCDHAKENCPYFPSMAKRFHHNFSDPSKLKGSEDEIKAAFRETCEEIRDYSEKFVSEELI, translated from the coding sequence ATGAAACATATATTAGTTCTTTGTACAGGAAATAGTTGTCGAAGCCAAATGGCTGAAGGTTGGCTTCGCAAATTTGCAGGAGAGAAAGCAAAAGTTTGGAGTGCCGGGATAGAAACTCATGGCGTAAACCCTAGGGCGATCCAAACAATGGCCGAGTATGGAATCGACATATCAAAACATACTTCAAACCATATCAATGAATATAAAGATATCGAGTTTCACTACATCATCACAGTTTGTGACCATGCAAAGGAGAATTGTCCATATTTTCCTTCTATGGCAAAACGATTTCACCATAATTTTTCAGATCCATCAAAACTGAAAGGCAGCGAAGATGAGATCAAAGCAGCATTTCGAGAAACATGCGAAGAAATTCGAGATTATTCTGAGAAGTTTGTCTCTGAAGAGCTTATATAA
- a CDS encoding GAF domain-containing SpoIIE family protein phosphatase, whose translation MSNAEHKTGKFRSLLHISAILNASLDIHQLLPLIMLYSKDLLEAEASSLFLLDSDDFLYCEVALGEKGEIIQQYARLELGEGIVGTVAQEKKPIALEDAYQDPRFNPEMDKRSGFRTKSLICVPLFVEDKIIGTLEVINKTGGRVFDDFDLEYLLALSEVAAIAIQNASIKDSLDKRILELSLLYEFEKLTVSEKSLRELGTWILERVLDYLGATSGTIYLLDNEAQILNILSAKGIPEEAYDKIKVPVGTGIAGWVAKERQDLLIHNLDADPRYNKLSHYKFEANSLISSPLVYHEELLGVISINNKKSGYAFNHSDLILLSTIAGRLSSTIKNAQLFHQVVDSGKELDRAKNIMTKIMPSALPMTPKLEYGIAHIPLEKVGGDYYDVTQITDTKYSILIADISGHGLSAAVLAAMSHMVIKNFEPELKLDPSQFLTTLNHMLYGKLAGNFLTAFYGIIDIKENTLLCSNAGHHPPYLLHKQTKDIHQLPIKGKLLGLIPDLFYEEKTFSFSEGERLVLFTDGLTEHASRDKSIKYDEIQFSKEIVNSAGQNAEQSALHLVEAARNFTKADTFDDDITLLLVDRK comes from the coding sequence ATGTCAAACGCCGAACACAAGACAGGAAAATTTAGAAGCCTACTCCATATTTCGGCGATCCTCAATGCCAGTTTAGACATCCACCAATTGCTCCCTTTAATTATGCTCTACTCCAAAGATCTTTTAGAGGCTGAGGCTAGTTCTCTGTTTCTTTTGGATTCCGATGACTTTCTCTATTGCGAAGTAGCTCTCGGCGAAAAAGGTGAGATCATACAACAGTATGCTAGACTGGAATTAGGAGAAGGTATTGTTGGCACGGTTGCACAAGAGAAAAAGCCCATAGCATTGGAAGATGCCTACCAAGACCCAAGGTTCAACCCTGAAATGGACAAACGATCAGGCTTTCGCACGAAGTCATTGATTTGTGTCCCCTTATTTGTAGAAGATAAGATCATAGGTACATTAGAAGTTATTAATAAAACAGGTGGCAGGGTTTTTGATGATTTTGACCTGGAGTATCTTTTGGCACTCTCTGAAGTTGCCGCAATTGCGATTCAAAATGCGAGTATCAAAGATAGTCTAGACAAACGGATCCTAGAGTTATCTCTCCTTTATGAATTTGAAAAGTTAACGGTCTCAGAAAAAAGTTTACGTGAATTAGGAACATGGATTCTAGAACGCGTGCTAGACTACCTCGGCGCAACCTCTGGAACCATTTATCTATTAGACAATGAAGCTCAGATACTCAATATTCTTTCCGCCAAGGGCATCCCAGAAGAGGCCTACGACAAAATAAAGGTCCCCGTAGGCACAGGGATAGCAGGTTGGGTGGCCAAGGAAAGACAGGATCTTTTGATCCACAACTTAGATGCAGACCCAAGGTACAACAAACTCTCCCACTATAAATTTGAAGCCAACTCACTCATCTCCTCTCCTTTAGTCTATCATGAAGAGTTATTGGGAGTGATTAGCATCAACAATAAAAAATCAGGTTATGCATTCAACCACTCTGACCTTATACTTCTCTCTACTATCGCGGGTAGATTGAGTAGCACCATCAAAAATGCACAACTATTTCACCAGGTTGTTGACTCTGGAAAAGAGTTAGACCGTGCCAAAAATATCATGACAAAGATCATGCCTTCGGCACTACCTATGACCCCAAAACTTGAGTATGGCATAGCACACATTCCTTTAGAAAAGGTAGGTGGCGATTACTATGATGTAACACAGATTACGGATACAAAGTATTCGATTCTCATTGCCGATATCTCCGGCCATGGTTTATCTGCGGCTGTTCTTGCCGCCATGTCGCATATGGTGATCAAAAATTTTGAACCAGAATTGAAATTAGATCCCTCACAATTTTTAACTACCCTCAATCACATGCTATATGGTAAACTCGCGGGAAATTTTTTAACAGCTTTCTATGGAATTATCGATATAAAAGAGAACACTTTACTTTGTTCCAATGCTGGCCATCACCCTCCTTACCTTCTGCATAAACAAACAAAAGACATCCATCAACTTCCTATCAAAGGGAAGTTACTTGGATTGATTCCCGATTTGTTTTATGAAGAAAAAACCTTCTCATTTTCAGAAGGAGAACGGTTGGTCTTATTTACTGACGGCCTTACAGAGCACGCTAGTCGGGACAAGTCGATTAAATATGATGAAATCCAATTTTCCAAAGAGATCGTAAACAGTGCAGGCCAAAATGCAGAACAAAGTGCCCTTCACCTCGTTGAGGCTGCTCGCAACTTTACCAAAGCAGATACCTTCGACGATGACATAACCCTACTCCTTGTAGACAGAAAGTAA